A DNA window from Maribellus comscasis contains the following coding sequences:
- a CDS encoding LamG-like jellyroll fold domain-containing protein has product MKYKNIVIKGIFALCLMFTFSWINAQEMGINFNESLFHAEDVDKLGRTKTTWVRGFFEFFQYYEDQSSLTDVDDQLEDFLNLKNAGYKTILNIKWNFHNQSYPDTTSAEIVAYNEFLQRVLDRVWEKIDIIVVGNEPFIESMNDLERNTRLAPFYQFMCNRVQEYKTGKADIPIYFGAFNRLYDFYRDTEGVLQMLNFVKETPWIEGIDLHIHHKNNNDIVSMYSYADARIRDDQKILMTEFSLVFWWQDHTRDLIPSEFASKYNYSADMLVHQYIFYALNERRPKEEWDDFLSGCPWFEDRKHYLWEVYELLTQYESFNIATYSYQISWGPNFDGNTMPWLLNNLIAATTIEDDPETGENQFNYAFIDDFHKIQEVETGENNPTLPPDPTKIFMEFNFDENLTDASPENVIFNLTKGTETYTDGKFGKALNFNNTAYVTLQDALINAGAENSTLGVWVKMDQSTDVANAGMTILHQKDPAGGTPPGRIMMEILNGDMPASFESGIRAQSFDVINPETWYHIAVVHDAEKGMKSIYVNGELKGIADFGTEQSLGPFVLGAFKTEERAFLYGSIDELFWTREVLCPNQIKSIMSKGITQSFDDQLTAVTAVAQPSDFNLFFPNPTSSSIRFSSKVVEKQGQFRLFDLNGRAMTALQPVQSGLINLDYLTKGMYFIKVFTEEKAWSECLILAN; this is encoded by the coding sequence ATGAAATATAAAAATATAGTTATAAAAGGGATTTTTGCACTTTGCCTGATGTTTACATTCTCATGGATAAATGCACAGGAGATGGGTATAAACTTTAACGAATCGCTGTTTCATGCAGAGGATGTCGACAAATTGGGCCGAACAAAAACCACCTGGGTAAGGGGCTTTTTTGAGTTTTTCCAGTATTATGAAGATCAGAGTAGCTTAACTGATGTAGACGATCAACTCGAGGACTTTTTAAACCTGAAAAATGCCGGGTACAAAACTATTCTCAACATCAAATGGAATTTTCATAACCAATCTTATCCTGATACAACAAGTGCAGAAATTGTCGCATATAATGAATTTCTCCAGCGCGTTCTGGATCGTGTTTGGGAAAAAATCGACATTATTGTGGTGGGTAACGAGCCCTTTATCGAATCGATGAACGACCTGGAACGAAACACAAGGTTGGCGCCGTTTTACCAATTCATGTGTAATCGGGTTCAAGAATACAAAACCGGAAAAGCAGACATTCCAATCTATTTTGGAGCTTTTAACAGGTTATACGATTTCTACCGCGATACGGAAGGTGTGCTTCAAATGTTGAATTTTGTAAAAGAAACACCGTGGATTGAGGGAATTGATTTACATATTCACCACAAAAACAATAACGACATTGTTTCGATGTACAGCTATGCAGATGCCAGGATAAGAGACGACCAGAAAATATTGATGACTGAATTCTCGCTGGTTTTTTGGTGGCAGGATCATACCCGGGATCTTATTCCTTCTGAATTTGCTTCGAAATACAATTATTCGGCTGATATGCTGGTGCATCAATATATTTTCTATGCCTTAAACGAACGCCGCCCCAAAGAAGAATGGGACGACTTTTTGAGCGGATGTCCGTGGTTTGAGGACAGAAAACACTATCTGTGGGAAGTGTACGAACTCCTGACGCAGTATGAATCGTTCAATATAGCTACTTATTCCTACCAAATCAGCTGGGGGCCAAACTTCGATGGAAATACAATGCCCTGGCTCCTTAATAATCTAATTGCTGCAACCACCATCGAAGATGATCCGGAAACCGGAGAAAACCAGTTTAATTATGCCTTTATCGATGATTTTCATAAAATTCAGGAAGTTGAAACAGGAGAGAATAACCCCACTTTACCTCCTGATCCGACAAAAATTTTTATGGAGTTTAATTTTGATGAAAACCTGACAGATGCATCACCCGAAAATGTTATATTCAATTTAACAAAGGGTACTGAGACCTATACTGATGGTAAATTCGGGAAAGCACTAAATTTTAACAATACAGCATATGTAACTCTACAGGATGCGCTAATAAATGCAGGCGCAGAAAACAGTACGCTTGGGGTTTGGGTAAAAATGGATCAATCAACCGATGTTGCCAATGCCGGAATGACCATCCTTCATCAAAAAGACCCCGCCGGAGGTACACCACCCGGAAGGATAATGATGGAAATTTTAAATGGCGATATGCCTGCTTCTTTCGAAAGTGGAATCAGGGCACAAAGTTTTGATGTAATTAATCCCGAAACCTGGTACCACATCGCTGTTGTTCACGACGCCGAAAAAGGGATGAAGAGCATTTATGTAAATGGAGAATTAAAAGGAATTGCCGATTTTGGCACAGAACAATCGCTCGGACCATTTGTGTTGGGTGCTTTTAAAACGGAAGAAAGGGCCTTTCTTTACGGAAGCATCGACGAACTTTTTTGGACCAGGGAAGTTCTCTGCCCAAACCAGATCAAATCGATCATGAGTAAGGGCATAACACAAAGTTTTGACGACCAGCTAACGGCCGTCACTGCTGTTGCTCAACCATCGGATTTTAATCTTTTCTTTCCGAATCCCACATCCAGTAGCATCAGGTTTTCCAGCAAAGTAGTGGAAAAACAGGGACAATTCCGGTTGTTCGATTTAAACGGAAGGGCAATGACAGCTTTACAACCTGTACAATCGGGTCTGATTAATCTGGACTACCTGACAAAAGGAATGTATTTTATAAAGGTTTTTACCGAAGAAAAAGCCTGGTCCGAGTGTTTGATTTTGGCAAATTAA